The Astyanax mexicanus isolate ESR-SI-001 chromosome 14, AstMex3_surface, whole genome shotgun sequence genome window below encodes:
- the LOC125780965 gene encoding E3 SUMO-protein ligase ZBED1-like, giving the protein MLRHYRARHEKEESVNPPVINPGVSRKQAIDEAVVNMIITDCQPLSLVEDVGFRDLLQLLEPSYVLPSRKAIKTMISQRYEEKKEQVKKELQSAVAVSLTADMWTSINMEAYLAVTCHYVDSEDHTLCTSMLGVQHFPQQHTAENMAQVTKNLMEEWAIAEKVTCLVTDAAANMIACVRKLQIRHTICIAHSLNLTVRKSCDQIETFTDIRHKTRQIVTYFRTSTTAKEKLTRVQLQMGGPVKKLINEVSTRWNSTYLMLERIVEQKESVLVSLASLKSDLPPLTTDDYKIIEETLGVLAPFNQATVELSEEKRVSGSKVIPMLKMLHHSLLRNASNVTTEIAINLVENLKRRLLETLCNLESLSVMTIPTLLDPRFKTMAFLSVSKANDAVKRLKSECVAEMKSAVPTQMEDAQAGPSTLYAPSSDDNLWQHLDMEVKESKANSNVTTDAIIEVQRYLSEVNTPRSQDPLQYWKTQRLNYPTLYKLAIKYLCTPSSSVPCERVFSKTGEIVCKRRNRLGPNLLKQLMFLNKNV; this is encoded by the exons ATGCTGAGGCATTATCGTGCCCGGCATGAGAAGGAAGAATCGGTTAACCCTCCTGTGATCAACCCTGGTGTTTCCAGAAAGCAGGCGATTGATGAGGCTGTAGTGAATATGATCATTACAGACTGTCAGCCGCTTAGCCTTGTGGAAGACGTGGGGTTCCGAGACCTGCTCCAACTCCTTGAGCCCTCATATGTTCTGCCAAGCAGAAAG GCTATCAAGACCATGATTAGCCAGAGGTATGAGGAGAAAAAGGAGCAAGTTAAAAAAGAACTGCAGAGTGCAGTTGCAGTTAGCCTAACAGCTGACATGTGGACATCTATCAACATGGAGGCTTACCTGGCTGTGACCTGTCATTACGTTGACAGTGAGGACCATACACTGTGTACATCAATGCTGGGAGTGCAACACTTTCCTCAACAGCACACTGCTGAAAATATGGCCCAAGTAACAAAAAACTTAATGGAGGAGTGGGCCATAGCAGAGAAAGTGACATGTCTGGTCACAGATGCGGCTGCAAACATGATTGCATGTGTCAGAAAGCTCCAAATCAGACACACAATTTGCATTGCACATTCATTAAATTTAACAGTTCGAAAATCATGTGACCAAATTGAGACATTCACTGATATCCGACATAAAACAAGGCAGATCGTAACATACTTTAGAACCAGTACTACAGCCAAAGAGAAGCTGACACGAGTCCAGCTACAGATGGGAGGACCAGTGAAGAAATTAATTAATGAGGTGTCAACTAGATGGAACAGCACTTATTTGATGCTGGAACGCATTGTGGAACAGAAGGAGTCGGTGCTGGTATCTCTGGCCTCTTTAAAAAGTGATCTACCCCCGCTAACTACAGATGATTACAAAATCATAGAGGAGACACTCGGTGTGCTTGCTCCATTTAATCAAGCGACAGTGGAGCTGTCTGAGGAAAAAAGAGTATCTGGATCAAAAGTAATCCCAATGCTTAAAATGTTGCACCACTCACTTCTACGCAATGCATCAAACGTGACCACGGAAATCGCTATCAATCTTGTGGAAAACCTTAAAAGAAGACTGCTAGAAACACTGTGCAACCTGGAGTCATTAAGTGTAATGACAATACCAACACTGCTGGACCCTCGGTTCAAGACGATGGCATTCTTAAGTGTGTCAAAAGCCAATGATGCAGTGAAAAGACTCAAATCTGAGTGTGTGGCAGAAATGAAAAGTGCTGTACCGACACAAATGGAAGATGCCCAAGCTGGTCCTTCAACTCTCTATGCTCCCAGTTCAG ATGACAACCTGTGGCAGCACTTGGACATGGAAGTCaaggagagcaaggccaactcaAATGTCACCACGGATGCCATTATCGAGGTACAAAGATACCTCTCCGAGGTGAACACACCAAGATCACAAGATCCCTTGCAGTACTGGAAAACACAGAGACTAAATTACCCTACCTTATACAAACTTGCAATAAAATATCTATGCACACCATCGTCATCAGTGCCCTGTGAAAGAGTTTTCTCCAAAACAGGAGAAATTGTTTGTAAACGGCGCAATCGCCTCGGTCCAAATTTATTAAAGCAGCTGATGTTTCTTAATAAAAATGTGTGA